In Afipia carboxidovorans OM5, the sequence GCCGCAAGAACTACAAAGGCGCGCGCGCCTGCGAGAGTGCGCCGGGTTCGACCAATGAGCTGTTCAACTGGCAGAAGCTCGGCGCGCAATGGTTCAATGCCGCCTGCCACCGTTCGCTCTACAGCTACCAGACCCGCGCCGCGCTGGCGCTCGCCGTGCAGTATCCGCACATCGCTGTGACCTATCTGCCGCTCGCCTGTTCGGGCGCGACGATCCCCGAAGGGCTTCTCGGCTCGATGCGTGCGCGTGAATGTCTCGTCACCAAGACGGCGATGAATTGCGCGGGCACGGTCGGCGGACAGGTTGCCGAACTGCATGAGGCGCTCGCCGCCGCACAACGCCGTCAGCCTGAGCGCGGTCTCGATCTCGTGTTCCTGTCAGTCGGCGCGAACGACATCAACTTCTCCGGCCTCGTCGCCGACGTGATCGTCGACAGCGCAACCGAGCGCACGCTGTTTCAGCGCAGCGGCCTGATCGGCAATGTCGAGGATTCACGCGGCACGCTGGCGCGAACCCTGCCGCAGAACTTCCAGCGGCTGCGGCGTGCACTAAAGCCGCTCGTCGGCGGCGACCTCTCGCGCGTGGTGTTCGTGTCCTACGCCAACCCGACGCTCGCGGGTGGCGCACCCTGCCCCGGCGGCCTTGCGGGATTCGATATTCATCCGGCCTTCAATGCACGGCCGGAGCGGCTTGCGAAAACCTCACGCTTCGTGGAGAGCGAATTCCTGCCGCAGCTCAAGAATATCGTGCAGTGCACCGGCGGCACGATCTGTGATGGCCGCAGCGATGTGATGACGTTCGTCGATCAGCATCAGCGTGCGTTCGAGGATCACGGCTTCTGCGCCCGCAGCCAGAGCGATCCGCAATTCGATCAGAAATGCTTCCGCGCCGATGGTGACAGCTTCGTCACCGACATCGTGCAGGCGGCGGCGAACCCGCTCACCTGCGGCGAGGCGGCGAGCCGCTTCCGCGCGTATCTGCCGCGCGCACGCTGGATTCGCGACGCCAACGACAGCTACTTCGCCGCGATGACCTACCCGCTCGCGGCACGCACTGCGAGCCAGCCGACCGACATTCACGATGCGACATGGGGCGTTCTGTCGGCAGTCTATGGCGGCGCGATCCATCCGACCGCGGAAGGCCACGCCATGATGGCGGATGCCGCCTGGCCCGCGGCCGCGGCGATCCTCGGCCTGCCGCCGGTGGAAGCCGGCGTCACGCGTGAGCCGATCGATCCGATCGCCCCGAAGCGGTGATTGAGCGAGGTTGTCGCAAGCGCGATGCCTCTACTCCCTCTCCCATAGCTCGTCGAAGACGAGCGTAAACGCTCTTATGGGGAGAGGGGCTTTAAATGCCTCAATCAGATTTGTGGAGCCCCCTCACCCGGCGCTATGCGCCGACCTCTCCCCCACGGGGAGAGGTGAAGAAAGGCGGACGCGTCGCGGCTCAGTTGACGCCGAGCTTCTTCTGCAGGCTCGAGGACGAGGTGGTGTACTGGAACACGACACGCTTGTCCGGGAACACGTAGCGGCTGGCCTTCTGCGCCATCAACGCACCCTCATGGAAGCCGGAGAGGATGAGCTTCAGCTTGCCGGGATAGGTGTTGATGTCGCCGATAGCAAAAATGCCCGGCACATTGGTCTCGAACGTCTCGGTACCGACCGGAATGAGATTGTTCTCGAGCTTCACGCCCCAATCGGCAACCGGGCCGATCTTCATGGTGAGGCCGAAGAACGGCAGGATGGTATCGCAGGAGACCGTCGACATCGCGCCGTCGTTACCCTTGACCTGTGCGCCCTTCAGAACGCCGTTCTCGCCGTCGAGGCCGGTGACCTGACCGATCTTGAGATCCATCTTGCCTTCGGCCACGAGCTTGCGCATCTGCTCGACGCTGTGAGGCGCGGCACGGAAATCGTCGCGGCGATGCAGGAGCGTGACGCGCTTTGCGATCGGCTGAAGATTGAGCGTCCAGTCGAGCGCGGAGTCGCCACCGCCGACGATCAGCAATTCCTTGCCGCGGAACTGCTCCATCTTGCGCACCGCGTAGAACACCGAGGTGCCTTCATAGGCCTCGATGCCGGGCACCGGCGGACGCTTCGGCTGGAACGAGCCGCCGCCGGCCGCGATCACCAGAACCTTGGCCTCGAACACCGTGCCGGCGTCCGTGGTGCAGCGGAACAGCGGATCGCCGATCTTCTCGACGGTCTGTACCATCTCGTTGAGATGGAAAGTCGGGTTGAACGGCTTGACCTGCTCCATCAGCGCCTCGGTGAGGCCCTGCCCCGTCACCATCGGGATGCCGGGAATGTCGTAGATCGGTTTTTCCGGATAGAGCTCGGCGCACTGGCCGCCGATCTTGTCGAGAATATCGACGAGGTGGACTCTCATATCGAGAAGGCCGAGTTCAAAAACTGCAAACAGCCCGCAGGGGCCTGCGCCGATGATCAACACATCGGTCTTGATCGCTTCGCTCATAATGGTTTTTCGTCGCTAACAGATGGATGGGCGCCGGAGGGCCGCAGACGGCGGCCACAGTCGGCGTCTGTCTAGCCAAGGATCGCGGCCGGGGAAAGGGCTAAAATACCCACCCCAGCTATACCGCTAACAGATTGGAAAATAGAAGAATTCTAACCAGCTCGGAGGTCGCGGAAGGCCCGCTCAGGCCTGCCGCTCGGGTGTGTGCAGCACGACGCCGTCGAGATCGTCGGTCATCTTGATCTGGCACGACAGACGCGAGTTCGGGCGCACGTCATAGCCGAAATCGAGCATGTCCTCTTCCATCGGCGAGGGCGCGCCCACTTTCTCCTGCCAGGCTTCGTCGACATAGACGTGGCAGGTGGCGCAAGCACAGGCGCCGCCGCATTCGGCTTCGATGCCGGGAACGGCGTTGCGGATGGCAGCCTCCATCGCCGTCGCGCCGGCTTCGACGTCAACGGTGCGGGTGGTGCCGGCGTGATCGATGAAGTTGATTTTGACCATGATCTCGTGAATTCGGCGGAAAAACTTGCAGCAGTCTATAGCCGCTCCAACAGCGTCATGCCAGCATCAACCGCCGATTACGAGGGATTAATTGCTATTCGCGAGCACGGCGTCGATTGCGGCAAACGCCTCCGCGACGCAGGTTTCAAGCGCCTTGAACGACGCCTTGACGTGCTTGCGCTCACGCATCGCATCCTCAAGCGCCAAAGCCGCCTCGCCGACTTCGAACGCGCCGATCGCGCGCGCGGAGCCTTTCAATGTGTGAGCCAGCTCGCGGGCATTCGCCGGTTGCGCGGCGAGCCTCGCGATGAGGTCGCGGGTCTGCGCCTTGAACAGCTCCAGCACTTCGCGCTCGAGCCGGACATCGCCGAGCGTCATGCTGCGCAGATAGGCGAGATCGAGCGAGGCCGATATCGGGGCCAGCGGCGGTGAAGGCATCCAAGGGACCTGTTCGAGTGAAAACTGCATTGCACCTGCCCGCGGGACGGCCGTAGCGCCCAGCGAACATGAATCCGGTTAACGGAACCTTTCCGAACCGGACCTCGACGCGGAAACACGATTTTGCCACATTTTCACCAAGGCCCGAAATCCGGGGATTTGGCGCGTCCGCGCTGCCGCGCGCGTTAACGATGATTAAAATGTTCTTAACGCGAGCCATTTCATTCGACCCAATCAGCCAATAGGATGTTGGCGGAAATGGGGGACAAGCCAACATCCGCCAGCGCCATGGCCGGCGGATTGTGGCAATGACGGACTGCCGTGGCACTCTCGCGCCTCGGCACCTGTTAGTAATGCGTGCTAAAACAAGGGCGTACCAGTAAATGGCGAAAAACTCGAAGGTCAAAGACCCAACTGAAGTCGCCCTCTCTGCGATTCAGGAAGCGCTGAACATCTCCGACCCTTCGCATGTCGCGGACGACAAGATCACCGCGCCGAACGAGCCTCTCCACACGCCCGACAGTGATTTCGACGACGCCCGTTTCGGCCGCCCTGCCGCGAACGACGATCGCGAAGCCATCGGCAGCGTGCTGCAGACGCTTCAGCGCAGCCGCCCGCGCCACAGCTCGTATCTGTTCGCCGGAATCTTCTCCGCCCTCTGGGTGGTCGCCGCCGCGTTTCTGATTTTCGCCTTCCTGCCCTCGCTGCAGGCCATGATCGGCTCGACCAATGGCGGCATGCTGGCCCTCGTGGGCCTCGCCTGCGTGTTCGTCACGCCGCTCATTCTGTTCTACTTCATCGCAAGCGTGTCCTGGCGCAGCCAGGAGCTCAGCATGATCGCGCAATCGATGGCGCAGATGGCCGTGCGCTTCTCGGAGCCCGAGCATGTCGCAAACGACGCCATGGTCACGGTCGGCCAGGCGATCCGCCGCGAGGTTGCGGCGATGGGCGACGGCGTGGAACGCGCCATCGCGCGTGCGGGTGAACTCGAAGCCCTCGTCACCAACGAAGTTTCGGCGCTCGAGCGCGCCTACAGCGACAACGAAGTCCGCATCCGCGCCCTGCTCGATGACATTTCCGCCCAGCGCGACGCCCTCGTCGGCCAGGCCGAGCAGGTCCGCAACGCGATTTCCGGCGTGCAGATCGATCTGCGTCAGGACATCGCCATCATCAGCGACGCCATCGCCTCGCGAGTCGATGAGGTGACGAACAACATCACCCATATGCTCGAAGAGCGCAGCGATCACATCACCGGCGCGTTCGCCGCCGCCGGCGACAACATGATCATCGCACTCGGCGAGCGTGGCGGCGACCTGCTCGACCGCCTCGAGGAAGCGAGCAACCAGACCGCCAACGCGGTGCTGGAGGCGAGCGAACAGCTCACCGCCAACCTCAACTTCAAGACCAGCCACATTCAGGAAGAGTTCGCCGAACTCGCAGACAACATTCACGAGCTTCTGAACGAGCGGGTCGAGCGCATCACCGGCGACTTCGACCAGCGCGCCAACACCATTGTCGATGGCATCACGCTACGCACCGAGCAGGTGCATGACACGCTGAAGAACTCCGGCGACTCGCTGCTCACCGAAATGGATTTGCGTGCAGCCGATCTTGCCGCCCGCGTCGACGAAGTCAGCAACCGTCTGGCGGAGCGCATCCTCATCAGCGGCGAAAAGACCAGCGAAGCCCTCGACGTCACCGTCAACACGCTCGTCGCCAAGGTCGTAGGACAGACCGAGAGTTCGCACGAGGCGCTCGTCTCCGGCATCTCATCGTTCGAAAACCTGATCCGCGAACAGGGCAGCGAACTCGCTGAAAAGTTCGCCCGCGACAGCGGCACGCTCGGCGCGTTGATCACCCGCCACGTGGCGGAGTTCGACCGCACGGTGCGCAGCTATGGCGGCGAGATCGTCGACCGCATGGGCCAGCACACCCAGAGCATCGCCGACAACCTCAAGACATACGTCGACACCTTCGATACCCGCGTCACCGCCCACGGCGCGCAGATCCGCGACACGCTCGATGAGCGCCTCGGCGCCTTCCAGAGCGCGCTGGACTCCCGCGTCACCACGCTCGAAGTGTCGCTCGACACCACCATCAAATCATTCGACAGCACAATCGATCAGCGCCTGTCCTCGCTCGAACTGTCGTTCGACAAGCGCGCCGAAGCCGTCACCCAGACGATCGACGCGCAGAGCACCGCGCTCGCCGACACCCTCACCACCCGCTTCGGCGAAATGCAGAAGGGCCTCGAAACCCACGCCGGTTCGGTCGCTTCCGACATCGAGGCGCGCGTGGTGCGCTTCGAGAACCTGCTCGACATCCGTGTCGAGTCGGCTGCCAACCGCATCGAGGCGAGCGGCCAGAAGGCCGGCGAGACTCTCGTCTCCCGCACCGAGGAATTGACCCAGAGCATCAAGTCGCGGGTCGAGGATTCGGAGCGCACGCTCACCAATCTCGTCGCCGAGACGAGCGAAGCGATCCAGCTTGGCGCACGCAGCGCCCAGCAGTCGCTGCTCGCTCTGTCGGGCGAAGTCGGCTCGCAACTGCGCGGGACGGCCGGCGACATCGAGCGCGCGGTGCAGGCCAGCGCCCGCGAGGCCGAGGGCGCCCTCTTCCTCGCCTCCAACAATGCGAGCGCTCACATCAAGTCGACCGCGGCCGAGATCGAGCGCACCATCGCCGGCGGCACCGAGAGCTTCGGCCTTGCCCTCACCGGCAAGATCGATGCGATCACCGGCGGGGTCCGCGAGCAGACCGAGTACCTCACGCTCATCCTTGACGAGAAGCGCACGCCGCTCACCGAGGCGATCGCCGCCAAGACCGAGTTGCTTGCCGCCGCCATCGGCGAGAAGAACAACGAACTCGTCACGGCACTGGACGCCAAGGCCGATCAGTTCGCCGAGACCCTGAACGCCAAGACCGGCCTGTTTGCCGAGACGCTAACCACGAAGACCGGCCTACTCTCCGAGACGCTCGCCGCCAGAACCGGCGAGCTGGCCGAAACCCTGAGCGGCAAGAGCAACGAGCTTGCCCAGACGCTGACCCTCAAGAGTGGCGAGCTGACCCAGGTTCTCGACGGCACCAGCCGTCAACTCACCCAGGCGCTCGACGGCTCCACGAGCCAGCTCACCAGCACGCTCGACAGCAAGAGCGGCCAGCTCGTGGAAGCGCTCAACACGCGCAGCAACGCGTTCGCCCATGCGATCGGCGCCGCAACCACCAGCGCGCTCAAGTCGATCGAGACCCAGAGCGGCGATTTCACCGTGCAGATGATGAGCCACAGCTCGGACATCTCGCGCCAGATCGCCGCCGCGAGCGAGCTTGCGACCGGCTCCGTCAGCAAGGCGCTGAAGGACGTCGAGGCGAGCACCCGCGCCGCGATCGACCAGTCGCGTCAGGTTGCGACCGCCGCCGTCACCGAGATGCAGGAAACGAGCAAGATCCTGCGCACCGACACCGTCGCATTGTTCGAGCGGCTGCGCGAAGGCAACATCCTTCTGCAGGAAGTGCTCACCGGAGCTCACGAAAACCTCAACTCGCTCGAGCGCGCGCTCGTCACGCGGGTCGCGGATTTCGTCACCGCGCTCAACGACGTCACCGACCGCAACAGTTCTTCCACCACCGCGCTGGAAGAGCACCTGCGCACCTTCAACGAATCCACGACCAGCGCGCTGGAAGGTCTCACCAGCCTCTCGACGCAGTTCGAGAGCCATGGCCGGCTGCTGACCGAAGCGGTTCGTCAGGTGGAGGAAAGCAACGAGCGTACCTCGCAATCGGTTGGCGAGCGTCAGACCCTGATGGATCAGCTCGTCACCACCATCGACACCCGCACCGTGGACCTCGACGAGCGCCTCAGCCGCTTCGTCAGCCTGCTTGAAGAATCACTGAACGCCGCCGAGCTGCGTGCCCGCGACATCGCACGCGTCGTCGCCGAAAGCGCCGGAGCAAGCTCCTCCGCTGTCGGTCGCCAGTTCGAGGCGGTGCGCGTCGCCGTCGAGGAAGAGCGTCGCCAGACGCTCGAGGCGATGGGCGAGATCTACGATCGCGGCACGCAGGATGCCGCCGCGATGTTCGGCCAGGCCTCCGAGAAGTTCAGCGACGTCGTCCATGCCATGAAGGAGATGGCGGCCGAGCTGCACCGCGAACTCGACTCCACCCGCGCCGACCTGCGCCGTGGCGTTCTCGAACTGCCGCAGGAAGCTGCCGAGAGCACCGCGCAGATGCGCAAAGTGATCGTCGACCAGATCGAGGCGTTGGCCGAACTCAACCGCATCGTTGCCCGTCATGGCCGCGGCCTCGACGTCGCCCCGCGCCAGCGCGAGGAAGAGCCCGTCATGGTGGCTGCCGGCGGACGCACCGAAAGCCGCCCCGCTGCACCGCGTGGCCGCGACTATGGCAGCGCATCCAGCCTGCCGCCGCCCGATCTCGGCGCCACGCAGCCGCAGCGTCGTGCTGAAGCGCCTCCGGTGAGCCCGGCTGGTTCGGATCAGGCGCGTGACGGCTGGCTGTCGGATCTGCTGAACCGCACCGACGCGACCGTCACCGAACGTGGCCGCACCGCGCGCCCTGCCAATCCGCTCGAAGCGCTCTCGCTCGACATCACGCGGCTGGTCGATCGCGACCTCGCCGCCGAGATGTGGGACCGCTACCAGCGCGGCGAGCGCAAGGCGTTCAACAAGCGCCTCTATACGCCCGCGGGCCAGAAGGCGTTCGACGAGGTCGCGCGCAAGTATCGCGCCGACCGTGGCTTCAAGCAGACGGTGGACCGCTACATCACCGAGTTCGAGCGGCTGCTCGACGACGTGTCACGCGACGAGCGTGGACCGGCGGTGCTGCGCAACCACCTCGTCTCCGAGACGGGCCTCGTCTACACCCTGCTCGCACACGCCGCAGGCCGCCTCGTCTGATCGCAGGCGCAGGACTGAAATGAAAAAGCGGAAGCCGAAAAGCTTCCGCTTTTTTATGAACTGGCTTTGGTCGTCGTCATTGCGAGGAGGCAAAGCCGACGAAGCAATCCAGATTCATTTTTCAGACAAGTCAGGATTGCTTCTCTCCACCTCTCCCCGTTGGAGAGAGGTGGAGAGCGTCTGCGAGCGGGTGAGGGGGTTCCTAAGATTACTTGAGGCAGGCTTCACGAATCCCAGCAACAGCGTACGCCCTCACCCGGAGGCGTCGCTTACGCTCCGCCTCCGACCTCTCCCCACGGGAGAGGTGCGCTCAAACTTAGTCCCCGCTGAGTCTCGCATTTTCTCCCGATGGGATGTCTCACGACGCAACTACTCTAGTAATCCGCCCCCACCGGCACATTCGCGAGGCCGGTCAGCGCGGGCGACTCTTCAAGGATAAGCCGCGTCGGCACCGTGCGCAGCCAGTCGCGGAAGCGGCCCTTGTCCTCGAACCGCGCGCGGAAGCCGGAGGCCGCAAACGCCTCCTTGAAACGCGGCAGGATGCCGCCCGCGATATAGATGCCGCCGTTCGCACCAAGCGTCAGCGCAAGGTCGCTCGCAATCGTGCCCAACAGTTCGCAGAAATGCGCGAACGCTTTCACGCAACGCGGATCGCTGCCCTTGATGGCACGCTCCGTGACATCGGATGGCGCAAGTAGCTCGGCGGCAACGCCCTCGATCTCGCACACCGCCTCGTAGAGATTGACGAGCCCCGCTCCCGACAGCGCGCGCTCGGCCGAGACATGGCCGAACCGCCGGCGCAGAATGGCGAGGATGCGATCCTCCATCCCGGTCGAAGCCGGCAAGCTGACATGCCCGCCCTCTCCCGGCACCAGGGTCCACTGCGCGCCATGCGGCACCAGTGCGCCGACACCAAGCCCGGTACCGGGACCGACCACGCCAATCGGGCCGCTCGCGTTCGGCACATCCGGTCCGATGGGGAAACAATCGGTCTGCGGCAGATAGGGAATGGACGAGGCCGCCGCGGCGAAATCGTTGAGCACGCGAAACGCCGTCAACCCGAGGCTGCGCCGCATCGCCTCTGCCGAGAACGACCAGTCGAGATTGGTCATCTTCACCGCGTCGCCACGCACCGGCCCCGCCACATCGATCACCGCGACTGTCGGCTTGAAGTCAGGCGGCAGCGTCGCGAGATAATCGGTCATCGCCTCAAGCAGAGAGTCGTAGCGGCTCACCTCGACGCGCTGCAGATGCGTGTAGGCACCGTGCCGGGCGAGCGCGAAGCGCGCATGCGTTCCGCCGATATCACCGATGATCCGCAGATCATCGAGCCCCAAATCATCGGATCTTGCGCGGTTCGCCGCCGTCATTACGGGCGGTGTGCTCGGGAACGGGGCGGCGCAGCCGGAGGAGCAGCCTGCGGCGGCACGGGCCGCACGTCGGCGTTGCTTGCACCGAACAGCACGCGGGTCGGGTTGCGATCGAAATTGTTCACCGCGCGCGAGATGTCCGCGAGGGTGCGGCGGCTGTCCGTAATCAGCGCCCGCCCGTCCGACAGGAGAACCGCGGTGCGCTTGTCGAGATTGTCGGCCAGTTCGCGGAACGAGCGCGCGGCCTGCTGCAGATCGCCCTCCTGGCCTTCCTTGTTGCCCATCAGGGATTCGACGCCGGCCATGATGTTGTCGATGCGGCCCGAATTGTCGGCGAGCGCCTTCGAGAACGCCTTCAGGTTCGCCATGCTGTCGTGAAGCGCATCCTTGTTGTCGGTAACGAGCTTGTTGACGTTCTGCAGCGTCGCGCGCACCGCCTCGCCGATATCCATGATCGCGTTCGGATCGGCGTTCAGCGTCGGCACGCCGTCATCCGCCACCGGAATGCCACCGGCATCGAGCGAGCCGCCCTTCAGCGAAACTGACGACACGCCGGTCAACCCCGCGAACTCCAGCCCGACCAGAGTGTCGGCGCGGATCGGCGCACTCTTGTCGACGGCTGCGATCACCACGACGCGCTTCGGATCGTCGAGCTTGATCGACGTCACCTCGCCGATCTTGATGCCATTGAAATTGACGTTGCCGCCGGTGCGCAAGCCCGAAGCAGCGCCCTCGAAGATGATGCGGATCGGAGTGCGCTGCGCCACCGCGCCGAGGTTCTG encodes:
- a CDS encoding NAD(P)/FAD-dependent oxidoreductase, which gives rise to MSEAIKTDVLIIGAGPCGLFAVFELGLLDMRVHLVDILDKIGGQCAELYPEKPIYDIPGIPMVTGQGLTEALMEQVKPFNPTFHLNEMVQTVEKIGDPLFRCTTDAGTVFEAKVLVIAAGGGSFQPKRPPVPGIEAYEGTSVFYAVRKMEQFRGKELLIVGGGDSALDWTLNLQPIAKRVTLLHRRDDFRAAPHSVEQMRKLVAEGKMDLKIGQVTGLDGENGVLKGAQVKGNDGAMSTVSCDTILPFFGLTMKIGPVADWGVKLENNLIPVGTETFETNVPGIFAIGDINTYPGKLKLILSGFHEGALMAQKASRYVFPDKRVVFQYTTSSSSLQKKLGVN
- a CDS encoding Hpt domain-containing protein encodes the protein MPSPPLAPISASLDLAYLRSMTLGDVRLEREVLELFKAQTRDLIARLAAQPANARELAHTLKGSARAIGAFEVGEAALALEDAMRERKHVKASFKALETCVAEAFAAIDAVLANSN
- the glk gene encoding glucokinase — encoded protein: MTAANRARSDDLGLDDLRIIGDIGGTHARFALARHGAYTHLQRVEVSRYDSLLEAMTDYLATLPPDFKPTVAVIDVAGPVRGDAVKMTNLDWSFSAEAMRRSLGLTAFRVLNDFAAAASSIPYLPQTDCFPIGPDVPNASGPIGVVGPGTGLGVGALVPHGAQWTLVPGEGGHVSLPASTGMEDRILAILRRRFGHVSAERALSGAGLVNLYEAVCEIEGVAAELLAPSDVTERAIKGSDPRCVKAFAHFCELLGTIASDLALTLGANGGIYIAGGILPRFKEAFAASGFRARFEDKGRFRDWLRTVPTRLILEESPALTGLANVPVGADY
- a CDS encoding 2Fe-2S iron-sulfur cluster-binding protein — its product is MVKINFIDHAGTTRTVDVEAGATAMEAAIRNAVPGIEAECGGACACATCHVYVDEAWQEKVGAPSPMEEDMLDFGYDVRPNSRLSCQIKMTDDLDGVVLHTPERQA
- a CDS encoding MlaD family protein; amino-acid sequence: METRANYLLIGAFTIAVIAAAFGFVFWFQNLGAVAQRTPIRIIFEGAASGLRTGGNVNFNGIKIGEVTSIKLDDPKRVVVIAAVDKSAPIRADTLVGLEFAGLTGVSSVSLKGGSLDAGGIPVADDGVPTLNADPNAIMDIGEAVRATLQNVNKLVTDNKDALHDSMANLKAFSKALADNSGRIDNIMAGVESLMGNKEGQEGDLQQAARSFRELADNLDKRTAVLLSDGRALITDSRRTLADISRAVNNFDRNPTRVLFGASNADVRPVPPQAAPPAAPPRSRAHRP
- a CDS encoding apolipoprotein A1/A4/E domain-containing protein codes for the protein MAKNSKVKDPTEVALSAIQEALNISDPSHVADDKITAPNEPLHTPDSDFDDARFGRPAANDDREAIGSVLQTLQRSRPRHSSYLFAGIFSALWVVAAAFLIFAFLPSLQAMIGSTNGGMLALVGLACVFVTPLILFYFIASVSWRSQELSMIAQSMAQMAVRFSEPEHVANDAMVTVGQAIRREVAAMGDGVERAIARAGELEALVTNEVSALERAYSDNEVRIRALLDDISAQRDALVGQAEQVRNAISGVQIDLRQDIAIISDAIASRVDEVTNNITHMLEERSDHITGAFAAAGDNMIIALGERGGDLLDRLEEASNQTANAVLEASEQLTANLNFKTSHIQEEFAELADNIHELLNERVERITGDFDQRANTIVDGITLRTEQVHDTLKNSGDSLLTEMDLRAADLAARVDEVSNRLAERILISGEKTSEALDVTVNTLVAKVVGQTESSHEALVSGISSFENLIREQGSELAEKFARDSGTLGALITRHVAEFDRTVRSYGGEIVDRMGQHTQSIADNLKTYVDTFDTRVTAHGAQIRDTLDERLGAFQSALDSRVTTLEVSLDTTIKSFDSTIDQRLSSLELSFDKRAEAVTQTIDAQSTALADTLTTRFGEMQKGLETHAGSVASDIEARVVRFENLLDIRVESAANRIEASGQKAGETLVSRTEELTQSIKSRVEDSERTLTNLVAETSEAIQLGARSAQQSLLALSGEVGSQLRGTAGDIERAVQASAREAEGALFLASNNASAHIKSTAAEIERTIAGGTESFGLALTGKIDAITGGVREQTEYLTLILDEKRTPLTEAIAAKTELLAAAIGEKNNELVTALDAKADQFAETLNAKTGLFAETLTTKTGLLSETLAARTGELAETLSGKSNELAQTLTLKSGELTQVLDGTSRQLTQALDGSTSQLTSTLDSKSGQLVEALNTRSNAFAHAIGAATTSALKSIETQSGDFTVQMMSHSSDISRQIAAASELATGSVSKALKDVEASTRAAIDQSRQVATAAVTEMQETSKILRTDTVALFERLREGNILLQEVLTGAHENLNSLERALVTRVADFVTALNDVTDRNSSSTTALEEHLRTFNESTTSALEGLTSLSTQFESHGRLLTEAVRQVEESNERTSQSVGERQTLMDQLVTTIDTRTVDLDERLSRFVSLLEESLNAAELRARDIARVVAESAGASSSAVGRQFEAVRVAVEEERRQTLEAMGEIYDRGTQDAAAMFGQASEKFSDVVHAMKEMAAELHRELDSTRADLRRGVLELPQEAAESTAQMRKVIVDQIEALAELNRIVARHGRGLDVAPRQREEEPVMVAAGGRTESRPAAPRGRDYGSASSLPPPDLGATQPQRRAEAPPVSPAGSDQARDGWLSDLLNRTDATVTERGRTARPANPLEALSLDITRLVDRDLAAEMWDRYQRGERKAFNKRLYTPAGQKAFDEVARKYRADRGFKQTVDRYITEFERLLDDVSRDERGPAVLRNHLVSETGLVYTLLAHAAGRLV